From the Tetrapisispora phaffii CBS 4417 chromosome 10, complete genome genome, one window contains:
- the TPHA0J00190 gene encoding Zn(II)2Cys6 transcription factor domain-containing protein, which yields MMNDSVIKKVKRRRNTSFYSRNGCLQCKKSHKKCDESQPNCNQCTRKKLECVYPMNIIVESLNSQNGLWSKERMNNGHTLSTNKNIKALTFGNIKLPKRSTLGANNKVANMVATAANVFQSNIQRMNHPNLTTDKQTLHSTALDTNDHNDDHNHDHKHNHNHKHNHNHNHNHNHNHRHVKTNNKSYDKNTKVDSSSFFIRDSIKMMELLNHDEELHDNDASTKHCNKENF from the coding sequence ATGATGAACGACTCTGTAATTAAGAAAGTGAAGCGAAGAAGAAATACATCGTTTTATTCTAGAAATGGTTGTCTGCAATGTAAGAAATCGCATAAAAAATGCGACGAGTCCCAACCAAATTGCAATCAATGCACCAGGAAGAAACTAGAGTGTGTTTATCCGATGAATATCATTGTCGAAAGTTTGAATTCTCAGAACGGATTATGGTCAAAGGAAAGAATGAATAACGGCCACACGCTGTCCACtaataaaaacataaaGGCATTGACATTCGGGAATATAAAACTGCCCAAGCGGTCCACTCTCGGCGCAAATAATAAAGTGGCAAACATGGTTGCCACTGCAGCGAACGTTTTTCAATCAAATATACAACGCATGAATCATCCAAATTTAACCACAGACAAACAAACATTACACTCCACTGCATTAGATACAAACGATCACAACGACGATCACAATCACGATCACAAGCACAATCACAATCACAAGCACAATCACAATCACAATCACAATCACAATCACAATCACAGACACGTTAAAACGAATAATAAAAGCTATGATAAGAACACTAAAGTGGACAGTTCCTCTTTTTTCATCAGGGATAGCATAAAAATGATGGAACTATTGAACCATGATGAAGAACTCCATGACAATGACGCTTCCACTAAGCACTGTAACAAGGAAAATTTTTAA
- the TPHA0J00160 gene encoding uncharacterized protein codes for MLSNKLFSFTSCSTGLLLRFCLLVQVLLLGLTSAAVVTTTETDWLHSATSTVTSTTTYTGEDGSLSSDTLYIVHVSPFYNTVKFVTWTGTYTSWHVYATSTRRGGPTSTYYSIYVPFKEDDTTYIIQGTDQGTEDVTTTYSILQQSALGDDYTYTIENIFYVQIPYYRSTSLIVSLVDTSSSAKFTSSTVSTNVGSDDYTTLITIYNVIVPTNLQSSTSHDYITTDIYSDVEITYSTTIFTTIDTDNITVTETLYYVAIPDNLLHRTFTSTSLTEISDTEKSILSSSLTTYTGTNQIETTETYYYVLFASNNIYSTSVQKDWFLNIGTSYTSATSLRTFTYEDGDVDVQTIYYVYTHNQYEAVSFVTWDSSYTSWFSTFTDAGFVGETYTYYFVYVGVTTSTSTIITQGTAYGTGTTTYSTTTSQITSGSNIGSSIFIGPDYLISYVVYIYVEIPYSSAVTTLTTTSNFSGSEKYTVTTEIKTVTGDDGLQTIDTTYYVAIPTNLLHYTTTVPWTATYSTTSSFLTVTTGADGSSTTGTYYLVQTPIRTLESTSYSGWSNSFQTTVNSITTTIIGDDGLETTETIYIVYNPTYIFTTTTYIDGTVTGDVTVSTISNIYTGEDGTETTEVIFIIKTSTTETNEHQSTEESSLATISTEETSVIQHTSEKQTSITVTTESATESSDITSADSSIESTSAETSEESSIGPYETSSAESSIESTSAERSEESSIGSFRTSTPSAFGPFVPNFRKPTVPRDGKDGLKSRPLTLMRPAPPNPLLKPRQAERSEESSIELLDVTSAESSIEGTSGETSEESSIESSETSSAESSIETTSAETSEESSIDSSDVTSAESSIETTSAETSEESSIESSDVTSADLSIETTSGETSEESSIDSYETSSAESSIESTSAERSEESSIESSETSSAESSIESTSAETSEESSIGPYETSSAESSIETTSAETSEESSLESSETSSAESSIESTSAETSEESTIDSSETSSAESSIESTSAERSEESSIESSDVTSAESSIETTSAETSEESSIDSYETSSAESSIESTSAETSEESSIESSDVTSADLSIETTSGETSEESSIESSETSSAESSIESTSAETSEESSVESSETSSAESSIETTSAETSEESSVESSETSSAESSIESTSAETSEESSIGPYETSSAESSIETTSGETSEESSIESSDVTSADLSIETTSGETSEESSIESSDVTSAYSSIETTSGETSEESSIESSDVTSADLSIETTSGETSEESSIDSYETSSAESSIESTSAERSEESSIESSETSSTESSIETTSAETSEESSIESYETSSAESSIESTSAETSEESSIESYETSSAESSIESTSAETSEESSIESSGVTSAESSIESTSGETSEESSIESSDVTSADLSIETTSGETSEESSIASSDVTSADSSIESTSGETSEESSIDSSETSSAESSIERTSAETSEESSIESYETSSAESSIESTSAERSEESSIESSETSSAESSIESTSAERSEESSIGSSDVTSADSSIEGTSAETSEESSIESSETSSAESSIETTSAERSEESSIESSDVTSAESSIEGTSAETSEESSIESYETSSAESSIESTSAERSEESSIESSDVTSAESSIESTSAERSEESSIESYETSSAESSIERTSAETSEESSLESSETSSAESSIETRSAERSEESSIESYETSSAESSIESTSAERSEESSIGTSDVTSAESSIETTSAERSEESSIGTSDVTFADSSIEGTSAETSEESSIESSETSSAESSIESTSAETSEESSLESSETSSAESSIERTSAETSEESSIESYETSSAESSIESTSAETSEESSIESYETSSAESSIESTSAERSEESSIGTSDVTSADSSIEGTSAETSEESSIESSDVTSAYSSIETTSGETSEESSIESYETSSTESSIETTSAETSEQSSIESSDVTSAESSIESTSAESAKQSFVEANSVESSQLFSIDSSEVVFISSIESESEESIITSSLYEIDLTSTIELPVLSSSSILLVSSSVYSLPLVTSSDSSVSISIVHTGFSESSLESSIDQISSFNVISSESNASSISVSEVATSSSIFTTTSFSSVDTGSTQQISYSFLSTASAESTAQYTNSSSLIYSSSSSCSPYNSLASLYEAVNPVFASTRSSFTSYTTSGSESTIFIPEPSTSFIVVGTSTETDLISFYVTTNSEGSTVLTSTTYIVSDTESISSNNYVTSDSISTFSTAVSTTTVDTRSSSVSTSSSDTSSGSESIIFIPEPSTSFIVVGTSTETDLISFYVTTNSEGSTVLTSTTYIVSDTESISSNNYVTSDSISIFSTAVSAVATTSDNSIILNPSNLSSSQSSIILTLISSSSIGDSSGYYKSSTSDSRRSLSSSTKGPLNSVASSLTVNSQGVTTYITTISGVETTYTTYCPESSRSSEIYNETTVIETISNIVTTYTTYCPKSSDNSVSNTESVIFSVSDTKVTMNSNSSTSVNVPTPSTSANTDSNGSSTANITSYYPTTDSNGSRSVSSNKDSVTSGSVSISVPSSTTVNITSSNGSLATSIISYYPTTDSNGNPTIGSSTFPVISNGVMSNAQSPTRATITRSNKSSTIKTGSHYTTTTPNHNSVVSDANYSAESNNDGFYTITTSSYTASFETVSRNVSMADLSSYTSSSSYGGLSTSSHSMDSTVYSSGSSSAPEASVLYEGIGSNITPYSLSIIALLGFITMTFIV; via the coding sequence ATGCTTTCTAACAAACTATTCTCCTTCACATCCTGCTCAACTGGATTGTTGTTGAGGTTTTGTCTGCTAGTTCAAGTTCTGTTACTGGGACTCACAAGTGCAGCTGTTGTCACAACCACAGAGACTGATTGGTTACATTCAGCAACAAGTACAGTCACCTCTACCACCACTTATACAGGCGAAGACGGTTCCTTGAGTTCGGATACATTGTACATTGTACACGTATCACCATTTTATAACACGGTCAAATTTGTAACGTGGACTGGTACCTATACGTCATGGCATGTTTATGCTACATCCACTAGAAGAGGTGGCCCAACATCAACATATTATTCTATTTACGTTCCTTTCAAAGAGGACGATACAACATACATAATTCAAGGTACAGACCAGGGCACTGAAGATGTCACAACAACATATTCTATTTTGCAACAAAGTGCACTAGGTGATGATTATACGtatacaattgaaaatatctTCTACGTTCAAATTCCATACTATCGCTCAACGTCCTTAATTGTATCTCTTGTAGATACTTCAAGTTCGGCAAAATTCACATCATCAACTGTAAGTACTAACGTAGGATCCGATGATTATACTACTTTGATAACAATCTATAATGTTATAGTGCCTACAAATCTTCAATCTTCGACCTCGCATGATTATATCAcaacagatatatattctgATGTTGAAATTACCTACTCAACGACAATATTTACAACAATTGATACTGACAATATAACAGTTACGGAAACACTTTACTACGTAGCTATTCCGGACAATTTATTACACAGAACTTTCACATCAACTTCTTTGACTGAAATAAGTGATACAGAAAAGAGCATTCTATCATCTTCTCTTACAACATATACTGGTACTAATCAAATAGAGACAACAGAAACTTACTATTATGTGCTTTTCGCgagtaataatatatattctacATCTGTACAAAAGGATTGGTTCCTTAATATCGGGACTTCTTATACTAGCGCGACTAGTCTAAGGACATTTACTTATGAAGATGGTGATGTAGATGTACAGACAATATATTATGTTTATACACACAACCAGTATGAGGCTGTATCTTTTGTAACATGGGATTCAAGTTATACATCTTGGTTCTCAACATTTACGGATGCTGGTTTTGTTGGAGAAACATATACTTACTATTTTGTTTATGTGGGAGTAACTACATCAACTAGCACAATTATTACACAAGGTACTGCTTATGGTACAGGGACTACCACTTACTCAACTACAACTTCTCAAATAACATCCGGTAGCAATATTGGTAGTAGCATTTTCATTGGTCCCGACTATCTAATTTCCTATGTggtttatatttatgtaGAAATCCCCTATTCTTCAGCTGTAACCACATTAACTACTACGAGTAACTTTTCAGGATCAGAAAAGTACACGGTTACAACTGAAATCAAGACGGTAACAGGCGACGATGGCTTACAGACCATAGACACAACATATTATGTTGCAATTCCAACCAATTTATTACATTATACTACAACAGTTCCGTGGACTGCCACTTATTCTACGACTTCGAGCTTTTTAACGGTTACAACAGGTGCAGATGGTTCGTCTACTACGGGAACTTATTATTTGGTTCAAACACCAATTAGAACCTTAGAATCAACATCTTATTCGGGATGGAGCAATTCTTTCCAGACTACGGTCAACTCTATAACAACCACAATAATCGGAGATGATGGTTTGGAAACCACAGAAACAATATACATTGTTTATAACCCAACATACATTTTCACAACTACTACTTACATTGACGGCACGGTAACTGGAGACGTAACAGTCTCAACCATTAGTAATATATACACGGGTGAAGATGGAACCGAGACAACTGAAGTGATTTTTATCATAAAGACTAGCACAACTGAAACGAACGAACATCAGAGTACCGAAGAATCGTCCCTCGCCACAATATCGACTGAAGAAACCAGTGTAATACAACATACCTCCGAAAAACAAACTTCAATTACCGTTACTACAGAATCTGCTACAGAATCTTCTGATATCACCTCTGCTGACTCGTCAATTGAAAGCACGTCAGCtgagacgtctgaagagtcgtctATTGGGCCTTAtgagaccagctccgccgaatcctccattgaaagcacgtcagctgagaggtctgaagagtcgtctATTGGGAGCTTCCGTACTAGTACACCGTCCGCGTTCGGACCGTTCGTTCCTAACTTTAGGAAACCGACCGTACCAAGGGACGGTAAGGACggtctgaagagtcgtccattgaCTCTTAtgagaccagctccgccgaatcctctattgaaaccACGTCAGGCTGAGaggtctgaagagtcgtccattgagCTTCTCGATGTCAcctccgccgaatcctctattgaagGCACGTCAGGcgagacgtctgaagagtcgtccattgagtcttctgagaccagctccgccgaatcctctattgaaaccacgtcagctgagacgtctgaagagtcgtccattgaCTCTTCTGATGTCAcctccgccgaatcctctattgaaaccacgtcagctgagacgtctgaagagtcgtccattgaATCTTCCGATGTCACCTCCGCTGACTTGTCAATTGAAACCACGTCAGGcgagacgtctgaagagtcgtccattgaCTCTTAtgagaccagctccgccgaatcctctattgaaagcacgtcagctgagaggtctgaagagtcgtccattgagtcttctgagaccagctccgccgaatcctctattgaaagcacgtcagctgagacgtctgaagagtcgtctATTGGGCCTTAtgagaccagctccgccgaatcctctattgaaaccacgtcagctgagacgtctgaagagtcgtcccTTGAGTCTTCtgagaccagctccgccgaatcctctattgaaagcacgtcagctgagacgtctgaagagtccACCATTGACTCTTCtgagaccagctccgccgaatcctctattgaaagcacgtcagctgagaggtctgaagagtcgtccattgagtcTTCTGATGTCAcctccgccgaatcctctattgaaaccACGTCAGCcgagacgtctgaagagtcgtctATTGACTCTTAtgagaccagctccgccgaatcctctattgaaagcacgtcagctgagacgtctgaagagtcgtccattgagtcTTCTGATGTCACCTCCGCTGACTTGTCAATTGAAACCACGTCAGGcgagacgtctgaagagtcgtccattgagtcttctgagaccagctccgccgaatcctctattgaaagcacgtcagccgagacgtctgaagagtcgtccgTTGAGTCTTCtgagaccagctccgccgaatcctctattgaaaccACGTCAGCcgagacgtctgaagagtcgtccgTTGAGTCTTCtgagaccagctccgccgaatcctctattgaaagcacgtcagctgagacgtctgaagagtcgtctATTGGGCCTTAtgagaccagctccgccgaatcctcaATTGAAACCACGTCAGGcgagacgtctgaagagtcgtccattgagtcTTCTGATGTCACCTCCGCTGACTTGTCAATTGAAACCACGTCAGGcgagacgtctgaagagtcgtctATTGAGTCTTCCGATGTCACCTCCGCTTACTCGTCAATTGAAACCACGTCAGGcgagacgtctgaagagtcgtccattgagtcTTCTGATGTCACCTCCGCTGACTTGTCAATTGAAACCACGTCAGGcgagacgtctgaagagtcgtccattgaCTCTTAtgagaccagctccgccgaatcctctattgaaagcacgtcagctgagaggtctgaagagtcgtccattgagtcttctgagaccagctccaccgaatcctctattgaaaccacgtcagctgagacgtctgaagagtccTCCATTGAGTCTTAtgagaccagctccgccgaatcctctattgaaagcacgtcagctgagacgtctgaagagtcgtccattgagtcttatgagaccagctccgccgaatcctctattgaaagcacgtcagctgagacgtctgaagagtcgtctATTGAATCTTCCGGTGTCAcctccgccgaatcctctattgaaagcacgtcaggcgagacgtctgaagagtcaTCCATTGAGTCTTCTGATGTCACCTCCGCTGACTTGTCAATTGAAACCACGTCAGGcgagacgtctgaagagtcgtctATTGCGTCTTCCGATGTCACCTCTGCTGACTCGTCAATTGAAAGCACGTCAGGcgagacgtctgaagagtcgtccattgaCTCTTCtgagaccagctccgccgaatcctctattgaaaggACGTCAGCcgagacgtctgaagagtcgtccattgagtcttatgagaccagctccgccgaatcctctattgaaagcacgtcagctgagaggtctgaagagtcgtccattgagtcttctgagaccagctccgccgaatcctctattgaaagcacgtcagctgagaggtctgaagagtcgtccattgGGAGTTCCGATGTCACCTCTGCTGACTCGTCAATTGAAGGCACGTCAGCtgagacgtctgaagagtcgtccattgagtcttctgagaccagctccgccgaatcctctattgaaaccacgtcagctgagaggtctgaagagtcgtccattgagtcTTCCGATGTCAcctccgccgaatcctcaATTGAAGGCACGTCAGCtgagacgtctgaagagtcgtccattgagtcttatgagaccagctccgccgaatcctctattgaaagcacgtcagctgagaggtctgaagagtcgtccattgagtcTTCTGATGTCAcctccgccgaatcctctattgaaagcacgtcagctgagaggtctgaagagtcgtccattgagtcttatgagaccagctccgccgaatcctccATTGAAAGGACGTCAGCcgagacgtctgaagagtcgtcccTTGAGTCTTCtgagaccagctccgccgaatcctctattgaaaccAGGTCAGCTGAGaggtctgaagagtcgtccattgagtcttatgagaccagctccgccgaatcctctattgaaagcacgtcagctgagaggtctgaagagtcgtctATTGGGACTTCCGATGTCAcctccgccgaatcctctattgaaaccacgtcagctgagaggtctgaagagtcgtccattgGGACTTCCGATGTCACCTTTGCTGACTCGTCAATTGAAGGCACGTCAGCcgagacgtctgaagagtcgtccattgagtcttctgagaccagctccgccgaatcctctattgaaagcacGTCCGCtgagacgtctgaagagtcgtcccTTGAGTCTTCtgagaccagctccgccgaatcctctattgaaaggacgtcagctgagacgtctgaagagtcgtccattgagtcttatgagaccagctccgccgaatcctctattgaaagcacgtcagctgagacgtctgaagagtcgtccattgagtcttatgagaccagctccgccgaatcctctattgaaagcacgtcagctgagaggtctgaagagtcgtctATTGGGACTTCCGATGTCACCTCTGCTGACTCGTCAATTGAAGGCACGTCAGCtgagacgtctgaagagtcgtccattgagtcTTCCGATGTCACCTCCGCTTACTCGTCAATTGAAACCACGTCAGGcgagacgtctgaagagtcgtccattgagtcttatgagaccagctccaccgaatcctctattgaaaccACGTCAGCTGAGACGTCTGAACAGTCGTCTATTGAATCTTCCGATGTCAcctccgccgaatcctctattgaaagcacGTCAGCTGAGAGTGCTAAGCAATCCTTCGTTGAAGCCAACTCAGTCGAGTCATCTCAGCTGTTCTCCATTGATTCTTCCGAGGTTGTATTTATCTCTTCTATTGAATCTGAATCTGAGGAGTCAATTATTACCTCATCTCTTTACGAAATAGATTTAACATCCACTATTGAATTACCGGtattatcttcttctaGTATACTGCTAGTAAGTAGTAGTGTTTATTCTCTTCCATTAGTTACTAGTTCGGATAGTTCTGTCTCGATATCAATTGTTCATACTGGCTTTTCCGAAAGCTCTTTAGAATCATCAATAGATCAAATTTCTAGCTTCAATGTGATATCCTCAGAAAGTAATGCTTCGTCAATTAGTGTATCCGAAGTGGCTACTAGTTCCAGTATTTTCACAACCACTTCCTTTAGTAGCGTTGACACGGGTTCTACGCAACAGATAAGTTATTCTTTCTTGTCGACTGCATCTGCTGAGTCCACTGCTCAATATACAAACTCATCATCACTTATTTATAGCAGCAGTAGTTCATGTTCACCATATAACTCATTGGCTTCGTTATACGAGGCTGTTAATCCAGTATTCGCATCGACTCGTTCATCATTTACTAGCTATACTACGAGTGGATCCGAGTCCACTATATTCATTCCAGAGCCAAGCACTAGCTTTATCGTGGTTGGTACTTCCACTGAAACAGACTTGATTTCTTTCTATGTAACCACCAATTCTGAGGGTTCCACTGTGCTAACTTCCACTACTTACATTGTCAGTGATACGGAATCGATCTCATCAAACAATTACGTTACGAGTGATTCTATATCCACTTTCTCTACTGCAGTTTCCACCACCACGGTTGATACTAGGAGTTCTTCTGTTAGTACATCTAGTAGCGATACTTCGAGTGGATCCGAGTCCATTATATTCATTCCAGAGCCAAGCACTAGCTTTATCGTGGTTGGTACTTCCACTGAAACAGACTTGATTTCTTTCTATGTAACCACCAATTCTGAGGGTTCCACTGTGCTAACTTCCACTACTTACATTGTCAGTGATACGGAATCGATCTCATCAAACAATTACGTTACGAGTGATTCTATATCCATTTTCTCTACTGCAGTTTCAGCCGTAGCCACGACTTCagataattcaattattttgaatCCAAGTAATCTCAGTAGCAGCCAATCATCTATTATTTTGACGctaatttcttcttcttctatcGGTGACAGTAGTGGCTATTATAAGTCATCAACATCCGATAGTAGAAGATCCTTAAGTTCATCTACGAAAGGCCCTCTAAACAGTGTAGCCTCATCGTTGACTGTGAATTCTCAAGGTGTGACTACATATATTACTACAATTTCTGGTGTTGAGACAACTTACACTACATATTGTCCAGAATCATCAAGGTCTTCGGAAATATATAACGAAACTACAGTAATCGAGACTATTAGTAACATAGTTACTACATATACCACATACTGTCCTAAATCCAGCGATAACAGTGTTTCCAACACAGAGTCTGTTATTTTCTCTGTTTCTGATACCAAAGTTACAATGAATTCTAATAGCAGTACATCTGTCAATGTTCCTACTCCAAGTACTTCTGCTAACACTGATTCTAATGGATCATCCACTGCAAATATTACTTCCTACTACCCCACAACTGACTCTAATGGCTCTCGAAGCGTATCATCAAACAAAGATTCTGTAACCTCTGGTAGTGTATCGATTAGCGTTCCTTCCTCAACTACCGTTAACATTACCAGTTCTAATGGGTCATTAGCAACAAGCATTATATCTTACTACCCAACAACAGACTCTAATGGAAATCCAACTATAGGCTCTAGCACCTTCCCAGTTATTTCAAATGGGGTTATGAGCAATGCTCAATCACCAACAAGAGCTACTATTACTAGATCTAACAAGTCATCTACGATCAAAACTGGTTCACACTACACAACTACTACGCCAAACCACAATTCAGTAGTCAGCGATGCCAATTATTCGGCtgaatcaaataatgatgGTTTTTACACTATAACTACGTCAAGTTACACTGCTTCGTTCGAGACTGTATCTAGAAATGTTTCGATGGCTGATTTATCTTCTTACacctcttcttcttcatatGGGGGGTTATCCACATCGTCTCATTCTATGGATAGCACCGTTTACTCGTCAGGTAGTTCTTCTGCACCGGAAGCCTCTGTTTTATATGAAGGTATCGGTTCTAATATCACTCCATATAGTTTATCGATTATTGCCTTGCTTGGTTTTATTACTATGACTTTCATTGTTTAG
- the TPHA0J00180 gene encoding uncharacterized protein, whose amino-acid sequence MHVGASDPEGKYWRRYEIFLAAQNLQTIMVRARVVLICLKIVPAVTKIPCANVRLGSDESSYRGGGCTAIMVSSELHRGQHYCDEGLHEETSKAPFQNTGGSWPRLSPYRNHCHDKAAPPGNRALPPIPHHSLKTLPRKHIQCIALRSRAGPETAKPKSQKKKRQISNDSRGNRNKTNWLREFLCRRPDREKEKEKEKERFNSRKCPLSLKSLASFCAVLREMSFLIR is encoded by the coding sequence ATGCATGTTGGTGCTTCTGATCCGGAAGGAAAATATTGGCGACGATATGAGATATTCTTGGCGGCACAGAACCTACAAACTATTATGGTCCGTGCAAGAGTCGTGCTTATCTGTCTCAAGATTGTTCCAGCTGTCACCAAGATTCCGTGTGCAAACGTGCGCCTAGGGAGTGATGAAAGCTCTTATCGAGGCGGCGGCTGCACCGCTATCATGGTTTCTTCAGAGCTGCATCGAGGCCAGCACTATTGCGATGAGGGCTTGCATGAAGAAACGAGCAAAGCGCCGTTTCAGAACACCGGGGGCAGCTGGCCTCGGTTGAGCCCATACCGAAACCATTGCCACGACAAGGCAGCTCCACCAGGCAACCGTGCCCTGCCGCCCATCCCGCACCATTCCCTCAAGACCCTCCCTCGAAAGCACATCCAGTGCATCGCATTGCGTTCTCGAGCCGGCCCCGAAACGGCAAAACCCAAATCtcagaaaaagaaacgacAAATCTCAAACGACAGCCGAGGAAACAGAAATAAAACTAATTGGCTGCGGGAGTTTCTGTGCCGTCGTCCCGATcgagaaaaagaaaaagaaaaagaaaaagaaaggtTCAATTCCCGGAAATGCCCGCTGTCGCTTAAGTCACTGGCTTCGTTCTGTGCAGTGCTGAGAGAAATGTCTTTCCTGATAAGATGA
- the TPHA0J00170 gene encoding NAD(P)-dependent alcohol dehydrogenase: protein MTYPAKVEGIAITDKKDWLHPKKASYDLKTAGDRDVDIKVIACGVCGSDVHCAAGRHLPLFEDCVVGHEIIGEVVKVGPKCTAGVKVGDRVGVGAQSLSCLECESCIAGNEQYCKKNTVYTIASIYPDGSKAQGGFGSHVRTHEYFVHPIPKELDTVNAAPLLCGGITAFSPLLRGQVGPGKTVGIVGIGGIGHIAILFAKAMGAKVIAISRSASKKEDCLKLGADEYIASAEGDDWKQKFAGSIDFMLLCNSSFSKSNFDSLFSLIKLGGEVCSIGIPDMSYRLSISPLSLLGIKFGFSALGSRNEFQKMFELVKKNNIKLWVETLPIGEKGLHEAFERVENGDVKYRCTMVDYDKEFGN, encoded by the coding sequence ATGACATACCCTGCTAAGGTCGAAGGTATTGCTATTACCGATAAGAAAGATTGGTTACACCCAAAGAAGGCTTCTTATGACTTGAAGACCGCTGGCGATAGAGACGTTGATATCAAGGTCATTGCTTGTGGTGTGTGTGGTTCAGATGTGCACTGCGCTGCTGGTCGTCATCTTCCTCTATTTGAGGACTGTGTTGTTGGTCATGAAATCATCGGTGAGGTTGTTAAAGTCGGTCCAAAGTGTACCGCTGGTGTCAAGGTCGGTGACCGTGTTGGTGTTGGTGCTCAGTCTCTTTCTTGTTTAGAATGTGAGAGCTGTATTGCCGGTAACGAGCAATACTGTAAGAAAAATACAGTCTACACTATTGCTTCGATTTATCCAGATGGGTCTAAAGCACAAGGTGGATTTGGCTCTCATGTGAGAACCCACGAGTACTTTGTACATCCTATTCCAAAGGAATTGGATACCGTAAATGCTGCTCCGTTATTATGTGGTGGGATTACGGCCTTTTCTCCATTGTTAAGAGGACAAGTTGGTCCAGGTAAGACCGTTGGTATCGTTGGTATCGGTGGTATTGGCCATATTGCTATTCTATTTGCCAAGGCAATGGGTGCTAAAGTAATTGCTATTTCTCGTAGTGCTTCGAAAAAAGAAGATTGTTTAAAATTAGGTGCTGACGAATATATTGCTAGTGCTGAAGGTGATGATTGGAAGCAAAAGTTTGCTGGTAGCATCGATTTCATGTTGTTATGTAACTCTTCGTTCTCTAAATCTAACTTTGActctttattttctttgataaaattagGTGGTGAAGTTTGCAGTATCGGCATACCTGACATGAGCTACCGTTTGAGTATTTCTCCTCTGTCTTTACTAGGTATCAAGTTTGGTTTTAGTGCCCTAGGTTCAAGAAATGAGTTCCAAAAGATGTTTGAGTTAGTTAAAAAGAACAATATCAAGTTATGGGTGGAAACCCTCCCAATAGGCGAAAAAGGCTTACACGAAGCCTTCGAAAGAGTTGAAAATGGTGATGTAAAATACAGATGCACTATGGTTGATTACGACAAAGAGTTTGGTAATTGA